In Abyssicoccus albus, the following proteins share a genomic window:
- a CDS encoding metallophosphoesterase, with protein MTIIQCFATSDVHNGIPNYDYRFKQVTKEGLSVLMDQIKERDKEKSLLLDNGDFLQGDIIGNMSFDHFKKDDQDSPNELIQYMNKVGYDVIALGNHEFNYGLDYLQYTMNHLNATVVNSNVTYEQTNEHFTTPYVIRSLQVDESTRPLKIGIYSVVPEQILNWDKFNLEGILNVESMYQCSQNMSKQLKEQHQCDLVVCLAHTGMQLNLKEDIHHENQAHLIAKDEYLDGIVFGHTHEQFPGLYYDGLDEVDNDKSLIHNTLAVQPLSSGRSIGVLNFDVSYDATTDRYMIRDQFTEHIMSDHEGTDIPHDVLRLHEVLLQYVDEPVTQIEEPVMSYTHQITPNETTFTIAKATYRYVNEMLDILDKDIPVISSQALFKGGRDGIKDFIHMTPPTLTMLDAINLYKHENNLAVVKVNKKQLKEWMEFSNGHLTVEDEQYIVKPGFPTYNCDIFYGLNYSINLDKPRRYNSKGIQESDHERVQNIELSTVLNDKEDNSTEIFDDYDEFYVITNEYRINTFEPLKSCTNLVEHPVPINKIVLNDVKKYGLSKLRQLPIQYHYNQYPGKLYMYVPTISLDVIDKSFKLDDHGELWSKVYKEI; from the coding sequence ATGACAATCATCCAATGTTTTGCGACATCCGATGTCCATAATGGCATTCCGAATTATGATTATCGTTTTAAGCAAGTGACAAAAGAAGGGTTATCTGTATTAATGGATCAAATAAAGGAACGCGATAAAGAGAAGTCTTTACTATTGGATAATGGAGACTTTCTACAAGGGGATATCATCGGTAATATGAGCTTTGACCATTTTAAAAAAGATGACCAAGACTCACCAAATGAGTTGATTCAATATATGAATAAAGTTGGTTATGACGTTATAGCTTTAGGGAATCATGAGTTCAATTATGGTCTTGATTATTTACAATATACGATGAATCACTTAAATGCGACTGTCGTCAATTCAAATGTGACATATGAACAAACAAATGAACATTTTACGACTCCGTATGTTATTCGTTCTCTTCAAGTAGATGAATCGACAAGACCATTGAAGATTGGTATATATAGTGTTGTCCCAGAACAAATATTGAATTGGGACAAATTTAATTTGGAAGGCATATTAAATGTTGAAAGTATGTATCAATGTAGTCAGAACATGAGCAAGCAATTAAAAGAACAACATCAATGTGATCTCGTCGTGTGTTTAGCACATACGGGTATGCAATTAAACTTAAAGGAAGATATTCATCATGAAAATCAAGCCCATTTAATTGCAAAGGATGAATATTTGGATGGGATTGTTTTTGGTCATACACACGAACAATTTCCCGGGTTATATTATGATGGGTTAGACGAAGTGGACAATGATAAATCTTTAATTCACAACACACTGGCTGTTCAACCATTGTCATCAGGACGTTCTATCGGTGTACTTAACTTCGATGTTTCGTATGATGCTACAACCGATCGATATATGATTAGAGACCAATTTACTGAGCACATTATGAGTGATCATGAAGGAACTGATATTCCTCATGATGTGTTGCGATTACATGAAGTTTTACTACAATACGTTGATGAACCGGTAACACAAATAGAAGAGCCAGTCATGAGTTACACACATCAAATCACACCGAATGAAACAACATTTACGATTGCGAAAGCAACATATCGATATGTGAATGAAATGTTAGACATTCTAGATAAAGATATTCCAGTCATATCATCTCAAGCTCTATTCAAAGGTGGACGTGATGGGATAAAAGATTTCATCCATATGACACCACCAACATTGACGATGTTAGATGCAATTAATCTATATAAGCATGAAAACAATTTAGCAGTTGTAAAAGTGAATAAAAAACAATTGAAAGAATGGATGGAATTCTCAAATGGTCACTTGACCGTAGAAGATGAGCAATATATTGTGAAGCCAGGATTTCCAACTTACAATTGTGATATCTTTTATGGATTGAATTATTCAATCAATCTAGATAAACCGAGGAGATATAATTCAAAAGGGATACAAGAAAGTGATCATGAGCGAGTTCAAAATATTGAATTGTCCACGGTACTTAACGATAAAGAAGACAATTCAACTGAAATATTTGATGATTATGATGAATTCTATGTCATTACGAATGAATATCGTATTAATACATTTGAACCTCTTAAATCGTGCACTAACCTTGTCGAACATCCAGTGCCGATCAATAAAATTGTACTAAATGATGTAAAAAAATACGGGTTATCGAAGTTAAGACAACTGCCAATTCAATATCATTATAATCAATACCCTGGGAAACTTTATATGTATGTACCAACGATATCATTGGACGTGATTGATAAATCATTTAAACTTGATGATCATGGTGAACTTTGGAGTAAAGTATATAAAGAAATATAA
- the gatB gene encoding Asp-tRNA(Asn)/Glu-tRNA(Gln) amidotransferase subunit GatB, whose product MNFETVIGLEVHVELKTDSKMFSPSPAHFGAEPNTNTNPIDLGYPGVLPVVNKRAIDFGMRAAMALNMDIATHSKFDRKNYFYPDNPKAYQISQFDQPLGEHGSIEIEVDGQKKTIGITRLHLEEDAGKSTHKSGYSLVDINRQGTPLIEIVSEPDIRTPDEAYAYLEKLKSIIQYTGVSDCKMEQGSLRCDANISIRPYGQDEFGTKTELKNLNSFSFVKKGLEFEEKRQRQVLLGGGEILQETRRFDESTGQTVLMRVKEGADDYRYFPEPDLVPLYIDDEWKNAVRETIPMLPDERKDKYINELGLPAYDAKVLTLTKEMSDFFDEMVALGANAKSASNYLMGNVNEYLNKEQMELANSNIKPSNLVELLQLVDDQAISSKQAKKVFQETAKSGDSPKKIVKDLGMEQISDVGTLTQFVTEALDENPQSIEDFKNGKDKAIGFLVGQIMKKSKGQANPPLVNKILMEEINKR is encoded by the coding sequence ATGAATTTTGAAACAGTAATCGGATTAGAGGTTCACGTTGAATTAAAGACAGATTCGAAAATGTTCTCTCCTTCACCTGCACATTTTGGAGCTGAACCAAATACGAACACAAATCCAATCGACTTAGGGTATCCAGGTGTTTTACCCGTCGTGAATAAAAGAGCGATAGATTTTGGGATGAGAGCAGCGATGGCGTTAAATATGGATATCGCAACGCACTCTAAATTTGATCGTAAAAATTATTTTTACCCAGATAACCCGAAAGCATATCAAATCTCTCAATTCGACCAGCCACTCGGTGAACATGGATCAATTGAAATTGAAGTCGATGGTCAGAAGAAAACAATCGGGATTACAAGGCTACATTTAGAAGAGGATGCCGGGAAATCAACACATAAGTCAGGGTATTCACTTGTCGATATTAACCGTCAAGGAACACCTTTGATCGAAATCGTATCTGAACCAGATATAAGAACACCTGATGAAGCTTATGCTTATCTAGAGAAATTGAAGTCCATCATTCAATATACCGGAGTGTCAGATTGTAAGATGGAGCAAGGTTCCTTAAGATGTGATGCGAATATTTCGATTAGACCGTATGGTCAAGACGAATTTGGTACGAAGACAGAGCTCAAAAACTTGAACTCATTCTCTTTTGTTAAAAAAGGGTTAGAATTTGAAGAGAAGAGACAACGTCAAGTATTACTTGGAGGCGGGGAAATCCTCCAAGAAACGAGACGATTCGATGAATCTACGGGTCAAACGGTATTAATGCGTGTAAAAGAAGGTGCTGATGATTATCGTTACTTCCCAGAGCCAGATCTCGTTCCGTTATATATCGATGACGAATGGAAGAATGCAGTAAGAGAAACAATCCCAATGTTACCTGATGAACGAAAAGATAAATACATTAACGAACTAGGATTACCAGCATACGATGCTAAAGTATTGACGTTAACGAAAGAAATGTCTGATTTCTTTGATGAAATGGTAGCGCTCGGTGCAAATGCGAAGAGTGCATCGAATTACTTAATGGGTAATGTGAATGAATACTTGAATAAAGAGCAAATGGAATTAGCTAATTCTAACATTAAACCAAGCAATTTAGTCGAATTGTTACAGCTTGTTGATGATCAAGCGATTTCAAGTAAGCAAGCGAAGAAAGTATTCCAAGAAACTGCTAAGTCTGGGGATTCTCCTAAAAAGATCGTAAAAGATTTAGGAATGGAGCAAATTTCGGATGTTGGGACATTGACTCAATTTGTAACAGAGGCTTTAGATGAAAATCCTCAATCAATCGAAGATTTCAAAAATGGTAAAGATAAAGCGATAGGGTTCTTAGTGGGTCAAATTATGAAGAAATCAAAAGGACAAGCAAACCCACCGTTGGTAAATAAGATTTTAATGGAAGAAATCAACAAACGTTAG
- a CDS encoding diacylglycerol kinase produces MKKRARIIYNPTSGRELFKKQLPDCLIQLEQAGYITSAHATTAEGDATLAAQYAAKDGFDLVIAAGGDGTVNEVINGIADFEVKPKLGIIPMGTVNDYGKALGIKKNIQQAIDVITNNTPTKLDIGKMNNRYFMNIAGGGKITEVSYEAPSRLKTLLGPVAYYVKGIEMLPNLSAIDMRLEYDDEVYEGKVMLFLLGLTNSIGGFDKIAPDSEFDDGYFAFMFLEEVSLAELAHIITLTTRGEHIHHPKVHYKKAREVRVTSGETVQLNIDGEFGGNAPAHFVNLKQHIEVFTNIEGHVDTNVEEQEEFLDME; encoded by the coding sequence ATGAAAAAACGTGCAAGGATTATATATAATCCGACTTCAGGAAGAGAATTATTTAAAAAGCAATTGCCTGACTGTTTAATTCAGTTAGAGCAAGCCGGATATATTACGAGTGCTCATGCAACGACTGCAGAAGGAGATGCAACACTCGCAGCTCAGTATGCAGCTAAAGATGGTTTCGATTTAGTGATAGCAGCGGGTGGTGATGGTACTGTCAATGAAGTCATCAACGGTATCGCTGACTTTGAAGTAAAGCCAAAACTCGGTATTATTCCTATGGGGACTGTAAATGATTATGGTAAAGCATTAGGCATTAAGAAAAATATCCAACAAGCCATTGATGTGATTACAAATAACACACCTACTAAATTAGATATCGGTAAGATGAACAATCGATACTTTATGAATATTGCTGGTGGCGGAAAGATTACAGAAGTATCTTATGAAGCACCAAGCAGGTTGAAAACATTACTCGGTCCGGTTGCTTATTATGTTAAAGGGATAGAAATGTTACCGAATTTATCTGCCATTGATATGCGATTGGAATACGATGATGAAGTCTATGAAGGTAAGGTCATGTTATTTTTACTCGGATTAACAAATTCTATCGGTGGCTTTGATAAGATTGCACCTGACTCAGAATTTGATGATGGATATTTTGCATTTATGTTTTTAGAAGAAGTATCACTAGCTGAACTTGCTCATATTATTACATTAACAACTAGAGGAGAACATATCCATCATCCAAAAGTTCATTATAAGAAAGCACGTGAAGTTCGTGTGACGAGTGGTGAAACGGTTCAATTAAATATCGATGGAGAATTTGGTGGAAATGCCCCTGCCCACTTTGTAAATTTAAAGCAACATATAGAAGTATTTACAAATATTGAAGGGCATGTCGATACCAATGTGGAAGAACAAGAAGAATTTTTAGATATGGAGTGA
- the gatA gene encoding Asp-tRNA(Asn)/Glu-tRNA(Gln) amidotransferase subunit GatA: MMRYDSIEQLHEKLVNQEVTVSELTSVFLDAIEQDDQTINSFLYVNKDKALEAAKALDELQSEGKVTNPLFGIPAGIKDNIVTKNIETTCASKILEGFIPVYDATVMNKLNEVNAVNLGKLNLDEFAMGGSTETSYYKKTVNPFDHKAVPGGSSGGSAAAVAKSLVPYSLGSDTGGSVRQPAAYCGIVGMKPTYGRVSRFGLVAFASSLDQIGPMTRSVKDNAYVLNAISGYDKHDSTSANVEVPDFTQKIGQDIKNLKIAVPKEYLGEGVSDEVKANIQDALETFKSLGATVDEVSLPHSKYGLPAYYILASSEASSNLARFDGIHYGYQAEGVESLEELYKKTRSIGFGDEVKRRIMLGTYSLSAGHFDAYYTKAQKIRTLIKEDFDKVFNEYDIIVGPTAPTPAFDLGEQVEDNLTMYANDLLTIPVNLAGLPAISIPSGLSENDRPIGLQIIGKAFDESTIYQVAHAFETQFNLHDHYKKLNQ, from the coding sequence ATGATGCGTTACGATTCTATAGAACAATTACATGAAAAATTAGTCAATCAAGAAGTGACTGTTTCAGAATTAACGTCAGTTTTTCTTGATGCAATTGAGCAAGATGATCAAACGATCAATTCATTTTTGTACGTGAATAAAGACAAAGCGCTTGAAGCAGCTAAAGCGTTAGATGAACTACAATCTGAAGGTAAAGTGACGAATCCATTATTCGGTATTCCGGCCGGAATTAAAGATAATATCGTCACTAAAAATATCGAAACGACATGTGCAAGTAAAATATTGGAAGGCTTTATCCCTGTCTATGACGCAACAGTCATGAACAAATTAAATGAGGTAAATGCTGTTAATCTTGGGAAATTAAATTTAGATGAATTTGCGATGGGTGGTTCAACGGAGACTTCATACTATAAGAAAACTGTAAATCCATTTGACCATAAAGCAGTACCTGGTGGTTCATCTGGTGGTTCAGCAGCGGCGGTTGCAAAATCACTAGTCCCTTATTCACTAGGATCAGATACTGGAGGGTCAGTAAGACAACCTGCAGCATATTGCGGCATCGTAGGAATGAAGCCAACGTATGGACGAGTATCTCGTTTTGGACTCGTTGCATTTGCATCATCTCTTGATCAAATTGGACCAATGACTCGTTCGGTGAAAGATAATGCATATGTATTAAATGCAATTAGTGGATATGATAAGCATGATTCAACAAGCGCCAATGTCGAGGTCCCTGATTTCACACAAAAAATCGGTCAAGATATTAAAAACTTAAAAATAGCGGTACCAAAAGAATATTTAGGCGAAGGGGTCTCTGATGAAGTAAAAGCAAATATTCAAGATGCCCTTGAAACATTTAAATCACTTGGTGCAACAGTAGATGAAGTATCATTACCACACTCTAAATATGGATTGCCGGCGTACTATATTCTCGCATCATCTGAAGCAAGTTCTAACCTTGCGCGCTTTGATGGTATCCATTATGGGTATCAAGCAGAAGGTGTTGAATCATTAGAAGAATTATACAAAAAGACGCGTTCAATAGGATTCGGTGACGAAGTGAAGCGTCGTATTATGCTCGGTACTTATTCATTAAGTGCAGGACATTTTGATGCATATTATACGAAGGCTCAAAAAATTAGAACGTTAATCAAAGAAGATTTCGATAAAGTATTTAATGAATACGATATTATTGTAGGTCCAACCGCTCCAACACCTGCCTTTGATTTAGGTGAACAAGTAGAAGATAATTTAACGATGTATGCAAATGATTTATTGACCATTCCAGTCAATTTAGCAGGTCTTCCAGCGATTAGTATTCCATCGGGATTATCAGAAAATGACAGACCGATTGGATTACAAATCATCGGTAAAGCATTTGATGAATCTACAATATATCAAGTAGCACATGCATTTGAGACGCAATTTAATTTACATGATCACTATAAGAAATTGAATCAATAG
- the gatC gene encoding Asp-tRNA(Asn)/Glu-tRNA(Gln) amidotransferase subunit GatC, translating to MEHINKEQVKHVAHLSKIEINDQDAEKFSEQLEKIMSFADQLDEVDTEGVKPTYHVLDLVNVFRDDAVVDPLSQEDALSNAHSTIDGQFKVPQVMNDSE from the coding sequence ATGGAGCATATAAATAAGGAGCAAGTGAAACATGTTGCTCATTTATCAAAAATTGAAATTAATGACCAAGATGCAGAAAAATTCAGTGAACAGTTAGAAAAAATTATGAGTTTTGCTGATCAATTAGATGAAGTCGATACTGAAGGTGTCAAACCAACGTATCATGTATTAGATTTAGTGAATGTATTTCGTGATGATGCGGTTGTAGATCCGTTAAGTCAAGAAGATGCTTTATCTAATGCGCATTCAACAATAGATGGACAATTTAAAGTACCACAAGTCATGAATGATAGCGAATAA